Genomic DNA from Nitrosospira lacus:
TCGGCAAAGGCACCACACCTCCCGAGGAATGGCCGCGTCATGTCGGGCATGAAATCCGCAGCGTGAAGCTGGTGAGGGACCTATGTGAGCGCATCCGGACTCCCAACGATGCGCGTGATCTGGCATTGCTGGTCGCACGCTACCATGGTGATGTCCACCGCGCGGCGGAACTGCGTCCCGCCACCATTGCCAACATGCTGCAAGGCGTGGATGCCTATCGCAAGCCAGAACGCTTCGAAGAGTTTCTGCAGTCCTGCTCATGCGATTTTCACGGCCGGCCCGGCTATGCCGAAAAACCCTACCCCCAGGCTGGACGGCTGCGCGAAGCATTAGCTGCGGCCAGAAGTGTGGATGCAGGTGCAATTGCCACGGAATTGACCAGGTCCATTGCTGATTCCACCCGCTTGCCGGCTGCAATCAATGCCAGGGTAAGCGAGGCGCGCATCAATGAAATCAAGGCACGGCTGGCTTAAACTCAGTCCCGTGCCGTATTTCAAGAAGTAGAATACGGAACAAGCTTCGGCCTGACTCCTGGGCAACCTATGCCGAATTCATCATGTCTTTTCATCGGTATTTTGATGCTCTTTGGGAACATGATGATCCGGCGTAATGACTTTCCCGTATGCTGAAGGATCAGGGGAATCCGGCGCTGTGGGTTTACCGCAGGCGGCCAGGGTGAATGCCACGAGTATGACGGTGAGGGATGCGAATTTCATTATCTGATCTCCATAATAAATAGAACGCTCATGCTTTCTGTATTGTTACGGATCAGATGATGTCTGGTATGGCCTTAACTTGTGTTGACCTGGATCAACTCTGATGGCTATTCCGCTTGAGTTCCACGCACTTTACAAATCGCGGGGAAGACGACGAAAAAACAATGGGGATTCCCCCGACCAATAACCAATATTATCGCGGCTTGCGTGGCGCCTTGGCGAAAAGCCGGTCATAAAGGAAATTGGGGAGGAGTTTCAAGAGCCGTGCGACAATAGCCATTTGCCAGGGAATGACGGCAAACAATGTTTTGTCCCTGATAATACGAGCAATTTTTCCGGCAGCATCGTCCGCCGTCAGGATAAAAGGCATGCGAAAGGGATTATTCGCCGTCATCGGTGTGACAATATAGCCGGGACAAACCGTAATGACGGACACGCCCTTGCCGTGCATTTCCACGCGCAGGCTTTCCAGATAGCTGATGGCGGCGGCTTTGGATGCTGAGTAGGCACCGCCACCGGGAAGGCCTCGATACCCTGCAACACTGGCGATACCGACCAGGCTGCCTTGGCCAGATGTCCGCATTGCGGCGATAAACGGCTGAAAAAGATTGACCATCCCCGTGACATTGGTAGCGATGATGTTCTCGAAAACCTGGCTGTCTTCGGCATATTCCGTGAGAGTACCTCGACTGATACCCGCATTGGCGATGACAATATCGGGACAGCCATGGCGCTGCATGAAATCTTGCGCCGCCGCCTGGATTGCAGGCGCGTCGCGGACATCCACGGCATAGATTGACGCGCCGGATAGTCCCACGGAAAGGATTTCCAGCAGGTCCTGGCGCCTTGCGATCAAACCAAGCGTTGCACCCAGGCCCGCATAGTGTTGCGCCAGTGCTTGGCCCAAGCCGCTGGACGCGCCGCTAATAATGACTTTTAACGGCATCAGGTGTACCGGGTTTGCGTAAACCAATCAAACCGGGAACTATCGCGCTATTTTTTTAACCTCTCCTTGCGCACTTTCTCAATCAGTTCATCCAGTATCCTGATGGTATCCTCCGGTGTGCCGCCCATCCTGCCGCTGGTCAGGTACCTGCCGTCCACTACCAAAGCGGGAACACCGGAAAGCCTATATTCCTTCGACATACGCACGGACTGGGGCACCTGCTGGTTTTGAACCGAAAAAGAATTGTAGGCGCCGATAAATTTCTGACGGTCTATTCCCTGTTTGGCCA
This window encodes:
- a CDS encoding SDR family oxidoreductase; the encoded protein is MPLKVIISGASSGLGQALAQHYAGLGATLGLIARRQDLLEILSVGLSGASIYAVDVRDAPAIQAAAQDFMQRHGCPDIVIANAGISRGTLTEYAEDSQVFENIIATNVTGMVNLFQPFIAAMRTSGQGSLVGIASVAGYRGLPGGGAYSASKAAAISYLESLRVEMHGKGVSVITVCPGYIVTPMTANNPFRMPFILTADDAAGKIARIIRDKTLFAVIPWQMAIVARLLKLLPNFLYDRLFAKAPRKPR